TGTGATGATTTATCCCTAATTCTCTCACTACTGTCGTAGTAAAAACTCAAATAAGGGGTAATATACTTATCCATAAAGTTTAAAGGTTTGAGTTTATAAAGCTCCAACGTCAGATATCCAACATAAGGGTACATCTCACGATCACCGGTTGCACTTCTTCTATACCCTGCCGTTGAACTGACATGCTTTACAAAAAATCTCTCTTTTTGGGTTAGTATATCTCTTTCTAACTCTTGGACTATTGCCAAGGATTCTTCAAGTGTCGTAGTAGGTTGCGCTTTAAATGTAATGTTTACCAAAGAGGTATCAAAAGGCTGAAACATCTGAAACCTTGAGTTTTTCACCCCTGCAAAAATCAAAAGCGGTACGACAATAAGAAATACCGTTATAAATGTTTTTTGATAGACAAGAAGAAACTCCAAACATTTTTGATAAAAGTGTTGTACCCTCTCCCACGATAAAGTTTTAACATCTTTTGAAAGTGTATGAGAAGCGTGGATTGGAAGAAACACAAAAGACTCGATCAAAGAGGCAATCACAAGGGCTGAGAATGCGATCGGAATCAGCTGAATAATCTCCCCTATTCTCCCGCTGAGCATCAGCAGTGGAATAAAAGAGAACAACGTCGTAAGCGATGCAATAGTTACCGGCTTTGCCATCTCTTTTGTTCCAAGAAGTGCCGCTTCTTTTACACTATACCCTTTCTCTATATACTGCTGGATATTTTCACTCACCACGATCGCATCATCAACGATGATACCGATTGCTATTAAAACCCCGATAAGCGAATTGACATTAATGCTGTAGGGTGTAAAGTAAAAATAAATTGCTCCGATCACAAATGAAGTAGGTATCCCCAAAGCGATAATAAAAGCGATACGGATATTTATAAGTACTGAGATCATTAACATTATCAACAAAATTCCAAAAAGGATGTTAGAGATAACAATGTTCAGCCTGTCTTTTATAACAACAGAACGATCCATTCTGATCTCTATCTCAGCCCCTTTTAAATGGGTAGTGTCGATCAGCTTTTTGATCTCGTTAGAGATTGTCAGTGCATCGCCGATAGGATTTTGAGATACTGCTAAAGAGATAGAGTTTTGTGCATCCATACTTGCAAGTGTTGAGGCATCTTCATACTTTTTTGAGATTGTGGCGATATCGCTGATATTTACCTGTTTATCACCGATACTAATAATCGTTTTTTCAAGATCATGCGCTACTTGTTCCTGATTTTTTATTGAAAGGTAGAACTGCTCTTTTGCATTATCGATCTTACCGAGCGGAAAGATATATGAGAGTTCCGAAAAAGCTTTTACAACATCCTCAAGTCCAAGACCGTATGCACCGAGTTTGTTTTCATCTATAAGTATCTCATAATAAAGATCTGAATCTCCAAATATCCTCACCTCGGAGATATTTTGAATATTTAAGAGCTTTATTTTAAGATTTTTAGCAAGTGCTTTGAGCTCATCACGGGAGAGTTCAGAAGATAAGATGGCAATATGCATCAAACTCTTTGAATGGATCATACTTCGAACAGTTGGCAGTTCCATATCACTTGGAAGTGTACTCTCAATTGTTGCGATCGTATCTTCTACATCTTTTTGCACATCCTGTTTGTGAATGCCCTCTTCTAGTTCTAACGTGATTACAAACTGTCCCGGGGAGATGATAGAGGTGATGTTGCTCACACCTACGACATTATTGATCTCCGCTTCAATTTCCGAGACTGCCATGTTGTTAAGTGCATCAACGGAAGCCCCTTGATAAACTCCGTGGATCGTTAATGTCTCAGGTTCAATAGTTGGTGCTATCTCTTTTGGAATTTTCGTATAGGCAAAGATACCCAAAGCAAAGATTAGAAAAAATAAAGTGTAATTCATTTTGTAGTTATCTAGAAAAAACTTTAAAAATCTTTCAAACATTTGCTATGTGGCCCTACCCTTTACTGTTTACTGTTTTGTGTTGCATTGCATGATGAGAGTGTTTAGCAACTCCGTAAGTTTTGAACACATATCCTCTGTAAATATTTACAGAAAGAAAAAATATGATCAATGATGCTGCAAAAGGGAATGCTACCATCTTTTTCATTTTAGTTGCATCAATTTTGGCCAATCTTTTATATAAAATTACTAATGCCCAAACAATCGCAATCCACTTCAGTGCTCCAAAAATATGTAGCCAACTGTCACCTCGGCTTGCTAATGGTGCAACATCTAAAGTTATTCCTAACCCCTGAGCAAATCCTTCGGCAATTTTTGCAGAACCGCGAGTGAAAAAACTCTCTAGGGTATGTGCAATTGAACCGATAATAAACAGCGGAGCATAAGAGTATCCGAGATCGTAAAATGTTGTTTTAAAATCTTTTTGTAACACTTTTGAGGCAATGAACATCCCAATAAGTGCTGCTGCTACTGAAAATACAACGGCATAGACAAATGAGAATAACCCAACTGCATCCATAGAACCGAAATTGATATATTGTTCAAAAAAGTGTGCCGTTTTACTCCAGATCATATCATCTGCTGCATTTGATCTGTTGATCCCATGATGAAAAGACATCGTTATAGGAATAGCTGCCAAAATCAATAGGTATGCCCAGATCTCAGCCGGCATACTCTGGAACTTGCCAAAAAGTGAAAATGAAGGTTTTTTTACTTTAAAAGCCACTGCTTCACATGCACTTGTACAATCCATACAAAGTGTACAATCGGTCATAGAGTTACGTTTGTCAAAAGTAAAAGGTTTTAGATTCTGGTCACATACACTTGCACAATCAAAAGTTTTACAAGAACTACACTCATCTTTATATGTTCCGATCCAAGTAAACGACATCTTCGAATACGCACGGCTTAGTACTCCAATAGGACAAACAGATTTACAATAACTCATATCTCTATAAACAAAATAGAGTCCAAAAGCTAACAGAGTCATCACAGTAAACATTACAGCTGTACCAAGCGGACTGCGAAATAATCCCGGATATGCATAGTACACACCCCACCAACCAATCATTAAAATAGCGATGCCTATATATCTATTTTGCATCCATTTTGGCATCTTCTTTTGTAAACCGTACTTTGTTATATACTTACCTATAAAACCGTGTGGGCAAACACCGCAAAATACACGACCTAAAGTAGGAAGCGTTACAACCATAAATAAAGCCCAAAACACTCCCCAAAATACTGCTGATGTAAAAATATTTTCTTTTCCAGGATGGGCATATCCATAGTAGATCGCATAAAAAAACACCACTGCGATCAATACTCTTAAAGCCATTAAAAAGCTCTGGTTTTTAAAAAGAAATGCTGTAATTTTATATTTCAACAAATCATTCTTATCTCTTTGTACATATTCAACCATCTTCTTGTTCTCCTGATTTATTAAAACTTAGCAGATAGACCTGCAGTTAAAGTTCTTCCCTGATTTACAGTGATTGAAAGATCCTCTTTATCAAATACACCATCTTCATTACGATCACTGCTTGATCTTGCAGAGTTATAGTATTGTTTATCAAAAAAGTTATCTACTCTAAAGAAAAAGCTTGTATCAAACATTGCTATTTTTTTATTGTATGTCGCCATTAAATTCATTGTTTGGTAGCCATCGATTTTTAATTGGTTTAAATCGTCTGCGTAATAACTAGATTTTCCGTTTACTTCAACCATATACGACAACTCTTTTGTTGCTTGATAATCTATTCTAAGGTTAACAGTATGTTTTGATGTTCTTGGGATAGTATTACCTGTTACATCATAAGTATAAACTGGAGCAGGAGTGGTCCATGTACCAGCACCCATTGTAATTCCAAAGTTTTTATAATCTGTATATTTAGCATCTAAATATGTATATGCAAGGTTAAACTTTAATGATTTTGCAAGGTCTCCTATTGCTGAAAGTTCTAAACCTCTGTGTCTTGCTCCACCGATATTATCCCACATATCAGTTGTATCAGTGTCACCGTAATTCCCTGAAGTTTTCATAATAAAGTCTTTTCTATCTAACTGAAAAACAGATGCTTCATACTTTACATTATTCAGTAATATCCTAGTACCGATTTCATAGTTAAAAGATTCTTCAGGTTTTAAATCCGGATTATTTAGTGTCGATCCCCATGTACTTACATCACCTGCAAAAAGTTGAGAAATTGTCGGTGCACGGAACCCTGTCGAATAGTTCACAAAAAGTGTCGTTTTGGGATCTACTTGATAGTTCATTCCTAGTCTATAAGAGTATACATTGAAATTTTTAGTAAGATTATTAGACATTGAATCCGTATAATCAAGTTTAATATGATCGTAACGTAGATTGGCAGTAGCGCTTAAATCTTTCGTTAAAGCATACTTGTACTCACCATAAAGGGCATATACATTTTCATCAGTTGTATTGTCACTTTTAAAATCACCTGGTTGAAAATAGTCTGGGATAGTAATTTTTGTACCATTTTCATCTCTCGTATTAAAAGCTTGTGCAGCTCTATAAGTCACTCTATTTTTGTATTCATTGGCACGAAGGTCCAAACCTAGTAATGCAGCTGAGTCTTTAAAAGAATCTCTAT
Above is a window of Sulfurimonas marina DNA encoding:
- a CDS encoding efflux RND transporter permease subunit → MFERFLKFFLDNYKMNYTLFFLIFALGIFAYTKIPKEIAPTIEPETLTIHGVYQGASVDALNNMAVSEIEAEINNVVGVSNITSIISPGQFVITLELEEGIHKQDVQKDVEDTIATIESTLPSDMELPTVRSMIHSKSLMHIAILSSELSRDELKALAKNLKIKLLNIQNISEVRIFGDSDLYYEILIDENKLGAYGLGLEDVVKAFSELSYIFPLGKIDNAKEQFYLSIKNQEQVAHDLEKTIISIGDKQVNISDIATISKKYEDASTLASMDAQNSISLAVSQNPIGDALTISNEIKKLIDTTHLKGAEIEIRMDRSVVIKDRLNIVISNILFGILLIMLMISVLINIRIAFIIALGIPTSFVIGAIYFYFTPYSINVNSLIGVLIAIGIIVDDAIVVSENIQQYIEKGYSVKEAALLGTKEMAKPVTIASLTTLFSFIPLLMLSGRIGEIIQLIPIAFSALVIASLIESFVFLPIHASHTLSKDVKTLSWERVQHFYQKCLEFLLVYQKTFITVFLIVVPLLIFAGVKNSRFQMFQPFDTSLVNITFKAQPTTTLEESLAIVQELERDILTQKERFFVKHVSSTAGYRRSATGDREMYPYVGYLTLELYKLKPLNFMDKYITPYLSFYYDSSERIRDKSSQEISRELRQWLVAEGLEKKYHLSSLTVIEKQMDHVKADIRIGVVSDDHQKALAAVRELEDALSKIDGIKYYGDNVKVGIDEIKLHLNSYARELGITKKYLGDYIANLYLSKKIGTIFDGKELLDLKIKSINYKNDLQKFKDLEIYVQDRYIKLSDLCSFEKVESLEQLVKEDGETNFYVFANVNPSIVTSSEVLEKIAPTLQKLQNTDGVSLRFKGEQEQQATLKTELVFASLFAVVLIFISILYLFNSFRDTLIVLSVIPFSFLGVYAGHYIMGLNISLPSLIGALGLSGVIVNDGIIMMATLIKAHKKEDIFTLAATRFRPIVLTSVTTLVGLSSLMFFATAQAVAFQPLAVSLGFGLLWGTILNLFYLPVLFNYVSGGKYE
- a CDS encoding 4Fe-4S binding protein — its product is MVEYVQRDKNDLLKYKITAFLFKNQSFLMALRVLIAVVFFYAIYYGYAHPGKENIFTSAVFWGVFWALFMVVTLPTLGRVFCGVCPHGFIGKYITKYGLQKKMPKWMQNRYIGIAILMIGWWGVYYAYPGLFRSPLGTAVMFTVMTLLAFGLYFVYRDMSYCKSVCPIGVLSRAYSKMSFTWIGTYKDECSSCKTFDCASVCDQNLKPFTFDKRNSMTDCTLCMDCTSACEAVAFKVKKPSFSLFGKFQSMPAEIWAYLLILAAIPITMSFHHGINRSNAADDMIWSKTAHFFEQYINFGSMDAVGLFSFVYAVVFSVAAALIGMFIASKVLQKDFKTTFYDLGYSYAPLFIIGSIAHTLESFFTRGSAKIAEGFAQGLGITLDVAPLASRGDSWLHIFGALKWIAIVWALVILYKRLAKIDATKMKKMVAFPFAASLIIFFLSVNIYRGYVFKTYGVAKHSHHAMQHKTVNSKG
- a CDS encoding TonB-dependent receptor, producing MKKFIQLSAICALAINLSATDLGTIKVESSTIDDKFDTKKTEVSSTATINGEVVDTSHTENLQQLLQTIPGITTEVSTGDSIKIHIRGLENQMYMGEKPGVAVVIDGVPVFERTGKVNIDLDNIESIKVIKGGASYLFGDDALSGAVIITTKKGAKYNHNYGAFEVGSYGYQKMVARTGYANDNLSFHIQASQRKADGYHEDSDYEADYVNGKLQYYIDDTSDITLGVEYSQRNKDSHGTVGGETEAQTNPESIYTGDQDSRDYTRKYDVELLKTFLTYSKDFDGGANLLVNGYVYTDTTNFISSPQTKDSTGAYDATLDDEDYVYDNHYEQIQKGIKSEYRDSFKDSAALLGLDLRANEYKNRVTYRAAQAFNTRDENGTKITIPDYFQPGDFKSDNTTDENVYALYGEYKYALTKDLSATANLRYDHIKLDYTDSMSNNLTKNFNVYSYRLGMNYQVDPKTTLFVNYSTGFRAPTISQLFAGDVSTWGSTLNNPDLKPEESFNYEIGTRILLNNVKYEASVFQLDRKDFIMKTSGNYGDTDTTDMWDNIGGARHRGLELSAIGDLAKSLKFNLAYTYLDAKYTDYKNFGITMGAGTWTTPAPVYTYDVTGNTIPRTSKHTVNLRIDYQATKELSYMVEVNGKSSYYADDLNQLKIDGYQTMNLMATYNKKIAMFDTSFFFRVDNFFDKQYYNSARSSSDRNEDGVFDKEDLSITVNQGRTLTAGLSAKF